The nucleotide window TCGAACCAAAAACGTCTCCAGAGGAGGTGGAATGATATCGGAGGGGGGAAATTTCGCCTCGTCCCAGTCCCTTCGGACAGCAAGCACCGCAGGCTGAAAGAGCCCACCCGTGGGAAGAATCAACAGAAGAACCGGAAAAGTATCCCAGAAGGTCCGTTCTTTTCTTCCAAAGGGGCGCCATACCACCATAGGACAGAGGGGTTCATTTTTCCTCTGGGCAAAAAGTCGGGAAAGAATAAAGGCGCCCCTCCTTTGCGGTACGGAATCAACATCATCAGCAGTGGAGGTCTCTTTTAGAAGAAGGGTCCGTTCTTGTTTCGCAGAAATCCCAGGGGAACCCCAGGGATTTTCCTCTTGCATAAGCAGGGCTTCTCCTAAGGTAGAGGCCCTTCGATTGTCCCACAAACCAAGCTGCTCCAACCGTTCAAAGGAACGGTAAATTCTAAAGGTTCTCTCCGGGAATATCGAAGCCAACGCCTGGAATAACCGTCGATGATGATCCTGCGGAAACAGGCCAAGACAGCCCCGAGAAAGGGTGTTCTTTAAAAGCAATAATTGTCGGTGGGGATCATGCCCTAAAATAGCCCAGCCCCCTTGCTGCCAGAGATCGAGGTAACGTTTTCCATTCTGGGCATACAACCGATATCCCCTCCCCCGCCGCAGGGGAGGAAGCAAGGTAAGTAATTCCCGGTCCCCCTCAGGTATCATGGTCTACCCTCATAATCGAACTGCTTTGATAACGGCTCATAAAGCGGAATTTCCGGCCCGACTCAAAACGCACATCCACCACCGGCCCTGCCTCACTTTCCATAATGTAATAAATTTCGCCGTACCCATACTCATCATGGAAGACCCGCTGGCCAAGCTTCCAGCGACCATCCGAAGACCATTGTTCCGACGAAGGCCGTTCTCTCGAAACCATCACCGAAGGGCCGCGTCCATATCCTCCTGTGACTTCTGGATCGCCCTCAAGCCTCCCCTTTGGGGCGCCAAAAGGGAACTGCGCAGGAGGATTCCCCCGGATTCGTATACTCTCCGGGGGAAATTCGCTCAGAAATGGCGAAGGCTCAAGGAACAGAGTTTTCCCATAAAGTCTTCGCATAGCACAGGTGGTACAATACAACTCATCCATGGCCCGGGTAATACCTACATAAAAAAGGCGCCGTTCTTCTTCCAAATCGTCTCCATTCTTATCTTCCCGGGGGAAAACCCCCTTTTCAAGGCCCGTAATAATAACCCGCGGGAACTCAAGGCCCTTGGTATTATGTAAGGTTATTAGGGTTACCGCATCCTGCACATCCTCGGTAGCCTCAAGGGATCGATCAAGTTCAATGTGTTCCAGGAATAGACTTAACCCTTCGCTTGTAGCTGGATACAATGTCGCGCCATTTACCAGTTCCTGGAGGTTGGCCACCTTCTGAGAACCACTTATGGCATCCTGGGAAGCGTGGTATGCCACAAGCCCACTGTGTTCAAGGAGCAGAACCAACACCATGGAAAGCCCTTCCCCACCCTTGAGACTTCCCTCTCCTCCTTCGGGAGGCATCCATTGGGCGGAAGGACGACCAGAACTTTCTCCCCCAGGACCTTCTCCGTCGAGAGGAACGCTTTCCTGGGCACGAGGCCCTTCAGCCTGAGACGGGATTTTTTCGTTCGTTTCCCCTTGAACTTCATCCTGAAACAGAGCAGTAATTCGGTCATATACCGAAAGAAAAAAGGAAAGCCCCTTACGGGTACGTCCCGAGAGAGTCTGGAGCATATCCCGGCAGGATTCTACGAGGTTTCCCCTCCGTTCATCGGGCAATGCGAAGGAACGGTCGATTATTTTTTCTATTGTGGCATCCCCTATGCCTCGAGCCGGCTTATTCACAATGCGGCGGAAGGCTATTTCGTCCCGGGGGTTCATAAGGAAGGAAAGAAACGCAAGGGCATCCTTTACTTCTTCCCGTTCGTAGAATTTTAAAGAGCCCACCACTCGATAGGGAATCCTACGGTGAAGTAACTCGGTTTCAAAGGTTAAGGACTGCGCGTTGGTTCGATACAGGATGGCCCAATCTCCGTAGCGAGCGCCGCCCCGTTCTACCGAAGTTTGAATCACATCGGCGCAGAAACGGGCCTCGCTCTCCTGGTCTAAGAGAAAAGCTACCACCGGCGGCGAGCCCTCCTTTCGTTCTGCGACCATCTCTTTCCCCAGTCGGCCCCGGTTATGGGAGACTACCGCCGATGCCACCTGAAGGATCGACCGGGTAGACCGATAGTTTCGCACCAGTCGAATAATGTGCGTATTGGGGAAGCGCTCAGGGAATTCCAGGATATTCCGAACTTCGGCGCCCCGGAACCGATAGATAGATTGATCGTCATCCCCTACCACACACAGATAGGTGGAAGGCCCACAGAGTTCTTTAAGGAGCTCAAACTGGGCCACATTTGAATCCTGGTATTCATCCACCAGAATTACCCGAATTCGATCCTGAAAGCGCTGCCGAACCTCCGGGAATCGCCGAAGTATTTCCACTGGTTTTTTAATGAGATCCCCAAAATCAACGTTTCCGATAGTGGCAAGTCGTTTTTCATATTCCCCATAGAGGCGCCTGAACTGGGGCGTATGATCAAAAAGTTCAAGGGCCGGGTCATCGGGGCTGAGAAAATAATCCTTCGCCCGGGCTATTTTATGGGCCATGTGCGCCACTTCCAGGCGGGGAGCACCACCCATGATGGTCGCAAGCAGGCTCAGACTATCCTCTTCATCGTAAATCACAAAGCGGCTATCCAACCCTATAAGATGACCATTCCGACGCAAGAACCAGGCCCCAAAGGAATGGAAGGTACGAATCATGGCCCCCATCGCCCGGGGTTCTATAAGGGCAGCCCGCTCTGCCATTTCGCGAGCCGCCTTATTGGTAAAGGTAACTGCCAAAATCGATTCGGGCTCTATCCCGCATTCCCGGATCAAATAGGCGATCTTGGTGGTAATGACCCGGGTTTTTCCGGAACCGGCCCCTGCAAGGATTAAAAGAGGCGCCCCTTGATGCAGTACCGCTTCCCGCTGTTCCGCATTAAGCGACATAAGATAGTCAGCTTCCATCGGAATTCACCCCATCCAGATCGAAGCCACAGCGGGCCACAATGCGAGATCTGGTAAAGGTACCCACCTGCAGGGGCTGCGACGCGGTGAGCACCACCGCCCCATCCACCTCTGGCGCATGATAGATTCCTCGACCGATGTAGAGGTTCTCTTCGTTTTCTATCTGTTCTTCCACTATGATTTGTAATTCCTGACCAACCAGACGTTCCAGTCGGTTTTCTGTTATGGGTATCTGGGCTGTTTCGATTTCTTTCTTACGGTGTAAGGCTATTTTCTGCGGCACCCGTCCTTTAAAATGATAGGCTGGGGTATCCTCTTCCCGGGAATAGGCAAAAACCCCAAGCCAATCCAATTGAGCAGCTTCCTGGAACTGGCGAAGGGTCTGAAAATCCTCTTCTGTTTCGCCGGGGAAGCCAACAAGGAAGGTAGAACGGATAGTAGCGTGGGGAAGGGCATCCCGAATTCTTTTAATAAGGTCGAGGTACGTTTCAGGGTTCCCTTTTCTATTCATAAGGCGCAGGATACGGGGAGAGGCATGCTGGAAGGGAAGATCAAAATACGGGAGAATACGAGGATCCTTCTCGCACAATTCAAGGAGTTCCCCGGGGAAGTGATCCGGATGAATGTACAACAGTCGAATCCAGAAGTCCCCTGACAGTTGAGAAAGGCGCCGCACCAACTCAGGAAGGAGCGTAGAAAATTCGCCTTCCCGAGAGGGACCTATATCTTTCCCATAGGAGCCCAGGTCCTGACCTACTAGACAGAGTTCCCTCACGCCCCGTTGAAGGAGGGCCTGACATTCTTCCACGATGGACTCAACCGGTCGGGAGCGGAGGGGCCCCCGAATAAGAGGAATGGCACAATAACTGCAGCGATTATCACAGCCTTCGGTCAGTTTTACGTAGGCACTGCCAGGGAAAGACGTAAGGGGCCGGTGGGTAAAGCAAGAAAGGCCCTCCTTTTCAGAGCCCGACGGAAGGGGGGGAAGCAGGCTTTGATGGGTTGATGCCAAAGCCGCTTCTGCGGCCTGGGGCGCCAGGGAAAGGTCCATATTCCCGAAGAGGGCATCCGCCTCAGGAAGCTCCCGGGCCAGGGCCTCCCCATACCGCTGGGCAAGACAGCCTGCCAGCAATATTTTTTTAGAAGGGAATAATTTTTTCCATTCCATAACGGCTTCTATGGACTCTTCTTTGGCACTCTGAATAAATCCACAGGAATTCACCACAATAAGGTCCGCATCTTCCGGCGCGCCTACCGCCTGCCACCCTGCAGACAGGAGATAGGCCATCAACACTTCCCCATCAACCTGATTTTTCGCACACCCATGAGGATCAAGATAAAACGAACGGTGGTTGATCATGTCGAACTAATCTAATCGCACTGGTACAAGGCGGTACCGGCCCTCATCATCTTTAATCCACTTTATATCAGTAACCACAACTTCACCGGGATTGCCGATTTCCACATCAACCGTTTTTCCCCCACCTATGACTTGCAGTTTAGCCGCCGTCGCATTGGAGATCCACAACCGTATCCCATTCTGGGCCTGGATATTCAAAATATCCGCCTTCTGAAAGTATTGCTCATTTCGTTCTTTTCTATCCGCTTCCCACCGAAAAAGGCAGGATCCCTTAAACGTCACCTGAAGAGTGAAAGGATAGGGGTTAGGAGAAGAGAGAATATTCGGACCAATCGCAGAAGCTCCCGGTGTTCCCCCCGTTCCCCCCATCTCAGAGCCAGACACGACCGTTTCTGCGGGCTGAGCCGCCGCCGTATTTCCGGGAGAAGCGGGGTTCGTTCCAAGGTTTTGAGTTTCTTCTTGAGTAAGAGCCCGGTATTCAAAACGAAGAGCCGTTCCCCGTTCTGGTTTGTTTTTCACGAGGTCCTCCACATAAATCTGGAGGTCCTTAGTCCCATCGTTGTTAAGATCGATGCCAATCTCCTGGCCCAAATTGACCACCACTTCTCCTGAAGCGGTAGAAAGATGTACTTGTTCATCTATCGTCAGGAGTTCTACTTTATAGGTATCTTTTGCTATGGTAACTAAAAGACTATCTCCAGGATACAATCGCTTTTTCAGTATCCCCCCTGTAAGGGTATACTCTGTGGCTTTTCGAGGAGGAGCATTCTCCGTAGTTCCAGAAGGCCCTTTTATTAAAAAGAACCAGCCCAATACCCCCCCAGCTACAAGGGCAAGTACTAAAAGGCCAACACCTATCATGGGCCAATGATGAGAAGGCTCAGGATTCTTTAACAACTGTTCTATGGGGACCGGCTGCTCCTGAAGCTTCATGCTCCGATACTGGGACAGAAGTTCCTGAGCGTTCAAACCAAGATACTCCCCATAGTTACGCAAAAAACCTAACAAATAAGGCTCACCTGGAAACTGACTGAATTCTTCCTTCTCTAACGCTTCCAGATACCGGATGGAAATATTAGTGTCCCGATATACATCCTCATAACTTAAGCCCAAATTCTCCCGGGCTTTTCGTAGCTTTTCACCCAGAGATTCCACAGGGATCCTCCTTGCAACCGGTAACCTTCAGAATTAAACATACCGGCTTTTTAGTAACACTTTTATTTTTTAAGGGACAAAAAGGGCCCCTTTATATCCCCAATTAATAGAGTACCCAGCCGCTTCCCTAATTACTACTTTTAAACAAGAAATTATTATACACATTCGCCGAAGCAGGAGCATCATAGGCAAAGCGACCTTCCGGGATACCCTGATTTAACACAATATTAGAAAAATTAAAAATAATAAGTTCGTCCGCCACTGTCCGGGCTTCAATTCGATATATCAATTTACTCTGAGGTTCAACACTAAGCCGGATTTCCCGGAACCCCTCAGAAACATTGCGGCGGGTAAGCACCAGTTTTACCACCGGCGTTGGGTTTTTATCATCAAGGGGCACGGGATCAGGTCCTGTCTGATATGCAGGAAGGTAATTTCTTCGCAACAGCACAAGCCCCTGAGAAGAAGCAAAGGTAGCTCCCGTACTTTTAGATTCCCCTGCAACCTCCTGACGAAGTATCGCCCGGTATTCCGGGAGATACACCATCAGGACCTCTCCGTTATATACAATCACCTGCTCCTGGGGAACAGAAAAATCCATCCGTATAAGATTAGGAGCCCGATATATAATGGTACCTTCCATGTCATTTTTCCCAGAACTAATTTTTAATCGGGCCTGATAATCTTTTATACTATTATAGACATCCCCAACCTGAGCAAGGAATTTATCTGCCGTCACAATCTCCTGGGCTGCAGGAGCCATGAGGAAACTAACGGAAAAAGCTATCATCAGCGCAAAACAACATCTCTTTTGCATAAAACCTCTCTTGCCTATAGTACCTGTATCAAAGCTAAAACGCAAGCCCATATCTACCACTTTTTGGTATGCGAAAGGATTAGAGAACTGTTATGGTATTTAAAGAAAGACTGTTCCTATTAAGACATGGGATAGGGGCGCTCCAATTTACAAAAGCTTTACTATAGTTACCTTTAAGAATGAGGAAGAACAATATGCTCTATCTCTGGTTTTTCCGAGGGCCGATAAAAGATTGCGGTGTTTCCTATGAGTCGCACCAATTCGGCTTTGCTCTGGGAAGCAAGTTGCGCCGCCAAGTCCCTGCGCTCTTCTTTAAAAGCGATAAAACGCACTTTTACCAGTTCATGATCTTCAAGGGCTTGCTCAAAAGCTCGATACAGGGGTTCCGAAACACCCTCTTTCCCCACTAATATCACCGCCTTTTGCACCGAAGCAAGGCCTGATAAATAACTCCGTTGTTTACTCGACAACATACCTTTCCCTCATTTTGTTAACCTTTGCCCCCTGGAACACGTTCTCAATCTTATCCTTCTGCTTAGAGCGTACCTCGCCTTTCTCTTTTTCTAAGAGAGACCATTGCCCTAGCCTCTCTCAGAAGGATCATCAAAAAATCCTGAGAGGTCTTCCACCTTAAAGGGCCAAAAAAGATAGCGGGAGCTACTGTTTATACAAGGAAGTTCTTTTTTTGGCAAGAGAGAAAACCACTGGGGTTCTTCTTCTACAAAACGGATAGATGGAACGGCCTTTTTACCTGCTGGAAGGGAGAATTCGGTAATAACAAGATTTAAAAACCAGTGGATGGCATCCTTACATAACGGATTATACCGAGAAAGCAATAAATTGAGGGGGAAAACACCTGTCCTCTCGTCCTTCGCCATAAGGGTCTCTTTTAATTTTGTATTTCCTTCAATAGGACTCTCATTCGCTCCTCCGTAGAGGGCAAGCACATCAAGGAAGGGTTCATATCCATACACCAGGGGAAGGCCATACATGCGAAGTTCTGGCATATCCCGGCTATGAAGTACCGTAACGGGCAGAGTATCAATCCGATATTTTCGCATAAGATCAAGGCTCTGGGCGCTGTCATGGATTTGCACAGAAAGACGGGTACTTAATTCTGCCAGTTCTTCTATCAAACACCGAACGTTTCGACATATTCCATCTTCGTAGGTATGAGAAAAGACCTCAATCTCCACGGACCGTCTGAAACGGGAGAAGCGGGCTTCCCCCTCTTTTCGGGCCTCTTTTGATAGGATCATACCTACAGCATAAAACGGCTTACTCCCCTCGTCAATAAGAAAGCAAGCAGCCCCATATTCCAGGGAATCATTCTTTTTAGGTACCGTAAAAAAAAGAGGGCCCCTTTGAGCCCCCGGTATATTCATCTCTTACTTTTCAGCCCCACATTTTTACGAGACCGCTGCCCCTACCAGTTCTTTAAACTCCTGCTCTTCCAGGGTTTCCTTTTCTAATAGGTGTTCGGCTATTTTTTCTAAGAGGGGCCGTTTTTCCACTAAGAGCCCCTTAACTGCGGTATAGCGTTCGTTCACAATGCGGGCGATTTCTTCGTCAATATACTGCTGGGTCGATTCGGAATACTCCCGATGAAGGAGCGGTTCCGAAAGGGAACCCTGGAGCATACTCGCCCCCCGCTGAGTGAGAGCTACGTTCCTGAAGCGAGGGCTCATCCCATAATCGGTGATCATCCGACGGGCAATATCCGTGGCCCGGGTAAGATCGTTGGCAGCGCCGGTAGAAATTTTCCCAAACACCACCTCTTCCGCGGCCCGGCCACCCAAAAGGACATCAATCTTACCTAGCAGTTCTTCCTCGGTCATAAGGTAGCGGTCTTCTAACGGGAGCTGCAGGGTATACCCCAGGGCACCGTATCCCCGGGGAACGATGGAAATCTTCTGGACCGGATCGGATCCTGGCGTGAAGGCCGCCACCAGGGCATGGCCGGTTTCATGGTAGGCTACAATTTTCCGTTCCGACTCAGAAATAGCCCGATTTTTCTTCTGGAGCCCCGCAACGACCTTTTCGATAGCCTCATCAAAATCCTGCTGTTCCACCTGTTTCCTTCCGGCCCGGACCGCAAGGAGGGCCGCTTCATTCACAATGTTCGCCAGGTCCGCGCCGGCAAAACCCGAGGTTTTACGGGCCACCCGGGAAAGATCTACCGTGGGAGCAAGTTTCACGTTTCTCGTGTGGATACGAAGAATCGCCTCCCGCCCAGCCAGATCCGGTTTATCAACCAACACCTGCCGGTCAAAGCGGCCGGGCCGGAGCAGGGCCGGATCGAGCACATCGGGTCGGTTCGTAGCAGCCAGGATGATAAGACCGCTCGTGGCATCAAAGCCGTCCATCTCCACCAGGAGTTGATTCAGGGTTTGTTCCCGTTCGTCGTTGCCCCCAATGGCACCGGTGATACGGCTTTTACCAATCGCATCAAGCTCATCTATAAAGATGATACAGGGAGCCTTTTCCCGGGCCTGTTTAAACAGGTCCCGCACGCGGGCGGCCCCAACACCAACAAACATCTCCACAAAATCAGCACCGCTCATCCGGAAAAAGGGGACCCCCGCTTCTCCGGCGACGGCCCGGGCAAGAAGGGTCTTCCCTGTGCCGGGAGGCCCCACCAGCAGCACCCCCTTGGGGATTTTGCCCCCAATTTCGGTGTACTTTCGGGGATTCCGCAGGAAGTCTACCACTTCCATAAGTTCTTCCTTTGCTTCATCCACCCCGGCCACATCGCTAAAACGGGTAACCACATCCCCTTCGGCCACGATAACCGCCCGATTCTGGCCGATAGATAGGACATTACTTCCCATATTCCCTACCCGGCGAAGAATAAGGCGCCAGATAAAAAAGAAAAATGCGAAGGGGAGCAGCCAGCTAAAAATAAAATCAAGCACCGCACTGCCTTCTTTTGAGACCGCGTAGTAGCTTACCCCCTTTTCATCCATCAATTTAATTAAATCGGGGTCATAGATAGGAACCGTTCTGTAGGCCTTCTGGGGAACCGAATAGCGGCGGGTAATGGGGTCTGGAGTCTCTTTTTTATTGGTGGTATAGCCCGTATAATATGAAGAATCGAGTTCAACTCGCTTAATCTCACCAGAAGCAATCTTTGCCTTAAATTCAGAAAAATCGATGGTAGGATTCACATTACTTAGAAACACATAGTTAAAAAGACTCATCAACACTACCAGGATTACCACGTAGACCAGGGAAAAACGCCATTGCCAGTTTCCAAGGGGCCCATTCCCATTTCCGGGGCCCGGGAAGAGATGATTAAAAGGAGACGGCGCCCCTGTTTTTTTTCTCTTAGGATTTGGTTTTGATATCTTCGGCATGTATCTTCTCCTGGTATAAATATAACCTCTCCTCTAGCTTGCCGTCTAGGGGCAATATTATTTACCTCAATTCTAGCCCCCTACCACCCCTCATTCCCATGCGCCAACAGGCAAGAGACGGTTCCCGCTCCTTTTATCTTCCTCCGATCCCTTTATCCCTAAAGATTGAATTCCCCTTTTTATACTGAGGTTTTAAGAAACACATCCATCTTAGGATAGGGGATTTCGATTCCTTCTTCTCTAAATCGGGTATGGATATCCTTCATAATCGAATTCTTAAGGGCCAGGTAGTTTGATTTTTCAAACCAGAGTCCTACAAGAATAGTGATTCCTGAGGCTTCAAATTTTTCAAATACAATGAGGGGTTCCGGATTATCCAGCACATAAATGTTTTTTGCGGCCACATCAAGGAGTAAAGAGCGAACCCGCTCAAGGTCGCTCGTATAGGCCACGCTCACCCATACATCGAGCCTTCGAATCGGGAATCGGGTGATATTTACCACATTAGTTTTTATAAGGGTTTCATTGGGAATCCGGACAAACCGATTATCAAAGGTTTGAATTTTTACGGAAAGGAAATCGATGGAATAGACCGTTCCCGACACATCCCCCACCTGAATCACATCTCCAAGCTGAAAGGGTTTTTCCGAAATAAGGAAAAGGCCGGAAATTACATTAGATACCGAAGTCTGGGCGGCAAAACCGATGGCAATTCCCGCAATTCCCGCCGCTCCCAACAGGGCCGAGAGGTCAATCCCCAA belongs to Treponema sp. J25 and includes:
- a CDS encoding mechanosensitive ion channel domain-containing protein; translation: MQNIGGFLSDIMTDVATFFSPDFYKRLLIALGAFVFVILIFGIIQVIVARVTKKYLAEQQHFLLKKIVRYTGYVIAFMTLFKSLGIDLSALLGAAGIAGIAIGFAAQTSVSNVISGLFLISEKPFQLGDVIQVGDVSGTVYSIDFLSVKIQTFDNRFVRIPNETLIKTNVVNITRFPIRRLDVWVSVAYTSDLERVRSLLLDVAAKNIYVLDNPEPLIVFEKFEASGITILVGLWFEKSNYLALKNSIMKDIHTRFREEGIEIPYPKMDVFLKTSV
- a CDS encoding outer membrane lipoprotein carrier protein LolA, translating into MQKRCCFALMIAFSVSFLMAPAAQEIVTADKFLAQVGDVYNSIKDYQARLKISSGKNDMEGTIIYRAPNLIRMDFSVPQEQVIVYNGEVLMVYLPEYRAILRQEVAGESKSTGATFASSQGLVLLRRNYLPAYQTGPDPVPLDDKNPTPVVKLVLTRRNVSEGFREIRLSVEPQSKLIYRIEARTVADELIIFNFSNIVLNQGIPEGRFAYDAPASANVYNNFLFKSSN
- a CDS encoding YhbY family RNA-binding protein is translated as MLSSKQRSYLSGLASVQKAVILVGKEGVSEPLYRAFEQALEDHELVKVRFIAFKEERRDLAAQLASQSKAELVRLIGNTAIFYRPSEKPEIEHIVLPHS
- the ftsH gene encoding ATP-dependent zinc metalloprotease FtsH gives rise to the protein MPKISKPNPKRKKTGAPSPFNHLFPGPGNGNGPLGNWQWRFSLVYVVILVVLMSLFNYVFLSNVNPTIDFSEFKAKIASGEIKRVELDSSYYTGYTTNKKETPDPITRRYSVPQKAYRTVPIYDPDLIKLMDEKGVSYYAVSKEGSAVLDFIFSWLLPFAFFFFIWRLILRRVGNMGSNVLSIGQNRAVIVAEGDVVTRFSDVAGVDEAKEELMEVVDFLRNPRKYTEIGGKIPKGVLLVGPPGTGKTLLARAVAGEAGVPFFRMSGADFVEMFVGVGAARVRDLFKQAREKAPCIIFIDELDAIGKSRITGAIGGNDEREQTLNQLLVEMDGFDATSGLIILAATNRPDVLDPALLRPGRFDRQVLVDKPDLAGREAILRIHTRNVKLAPTVDLSRVARKTSGFAGADLANIVNEAALLAVRAGRKQVEQQDFDEAIEKVVAGLQKKNRAISESERKIVAYHETGHALVAAFTPGSDPVQKISIVPRGYGALGYTLQLPLEDRYLMTEEELLGKIDVLLGGRAAEEVVFGKISTGAANDLTRATDIARRMITDYGMSPRFRNVALTQRGASMLQGSLSEPLLHREYSESTQQYIDEEIARIVNERYTAVKGLLVEKRPLLEKIAEHLLEKETLEEQEFKELVGAAVS
- a CDS encoding UvrD-helicase domain-containing protein, which codes for MEADYLMSLNAEQREAVLHQGAPLLILAGAGSGKTRVITTKIAYLIRECGIEPESILAVTFTNKAAREMAERAALIEPRAMGAMIRTFHSFGAWFLRRNGHLIGLDSRFVIYDEEDSLSLLATIMGGAPRLEVAHMAHKIARAKDYFLSPDDPALELFDHTPQFRRLYGEYEKRLATIGNVDFGDLIKKPVEILRRFPEVRQRFQDRIRVILVDEYQDSNVAQFELLKELCGPSTYLCVVGDDDQSIYRFRGAEVRNILEFPERFPNTHIIRLVRNYRSTRSILQVASAVVSHNRGRLGKEMVAERKEGSPPVVAFLLDQESEARFCADVIQTSVERGGARYGDWAILYRTNAQSLTFETELLHRRIPYRVVGSLKFYEREEVKDALAFLSFLMNPRDEIAFRRIVNKPARGIGDATIEKIIDRSFALPDERRGNLVESCRDMLQTLSGRTRKGLSFFLSVYDRITALFQDEVQGETNEKIPSQAEGPRAQESVPLDGEGPGGESSGRPSAQWMPPEGGEGSLKGGEGLSMVLVLLLEHSGLVAYHASQDAISGSQKVANLQELVNGATLYPATSEGLSLFLEHIELDRSLEATEDVQDAVTLITLHNTKGLEFPRVIITGLEKGVFPREDKNGDDLEEERRLFYVGITRAMDELYCTTCAMRRLYGKTLFLEPSPFLSEFPPESIRIRGNPPAQFPFGAPKGRLEGDPEVTGGYGRGPSVMVSRERPSSEQWSSDGRWKLGQRVFHDEYGYGEIYYIMESEAGPVVDVRFESGRKFRFMSRYQSSSIMRVDHDT
- a CDS encoding helix-turn-helix domain-containing protein, with protein sequence MESLGEKLRKARENLGLSYEDVYRDTNISIRYLEALEKEEFSQFPGEPYLLGFLRNYGEYLGLNAQELLSQYRSMKLQEQPVPIEQLLKNPEPSHHWPMIGVGLLVLALVAGGVLGWFFLIKGPSGTTENAPPRKATEYTLTGGILKKRLYPGDSLLVTIAKDTYKVELLTIDEQVHLSTASGEVVVNLGQEIGIDLNNDGTKDLQIYVEDLVKNKPERGTALRFEYRALTQEETQNLGTNPASPGNTAAAQPAETVVSGSEMGGTGGTPGASAIGPNILSSPNPYPFTLQVTFKGSCLFRWEADRKERNEQYFQKADILNIQAQNGIRLWISNATAAKLQVIGGGKTVDVEIGNPGEVVVTDIKWIKDDEGRYRLVPVRLD
- the rimO gene encoding 30S ribosomal protein S12 methylthiotransferase RimO; the protein is MINHRSFYLDPHGCAKNQVDGEVLMAYLLSAGWQAVGAPEDADLIVVNSCGFIQSAKEESIEAVMEWKKLFPSKKILLAGCLAQRYGEALARELPEADALFGNMDLSLAPQAAEAALASTHQSLLPPLPSGSEKEGLSCFTHRPLTSFPGSAYVKLTEGCDNRCSYCAIPLIRGPLRSRPVESIVEECQALLQRGVRELCLVGQDLGSYGKDIGPSREGEFSTLLPELVRRLSQLSGDFWIRLLYIHPDHFPGELLELCEKDPRILPYFDLPFQHASPRILRLMNRKGNPETYLDLIKRIRDALPHATIRSTFLVGFPGETEEDFQTLRQFQEAAQLDWLGVFAYSREEDTPAYHFKGRVPQKIALHRKKEIETAQIPITENRLERLVGQELQIIVEEQIENEENLYIGRGIYHAPEVDGAVVLTASQPLQVGTFTRSRIVARCGFDLDGVNSDGS